The Peptacetobacter hiranonis DNA window TCTTCTATCTGAGCAATTGTATTTTCTTTTATATTCTTAGCTACTGTAACTGGGCTATACTGAGAATATCCTTGTGATTTTATTAAATCTTTTACAAGCATAATCTTTCTAGCATCGGCATCACTAAGAGTTTTATCTATACCTAATTTTTCACTATTTCTAAGTTTTAAAAATGCCTCTCTAGCTGTAGCTGTTTTTTCAATATCATACGATTCTAACCAATCATACTTATCTCTTTGTGCTGTAAATAGCCACTTACTAACAAGTATAGGCGGATAATATCCCTTTTCATTTAATTTTGACTGCAGATCAACCGGATCTAAATCTCTATCAGATGACTCTAATGTACCATTTGCAATTAAATCATCTACTATTTTATAGAATGTCTGCTTTGCATTGTATTTTAAAGGAATATTGTTCTCTTTTTTGTAGTCATTTATCTCTTTATCATAAGTATAGAAATATTTACCATTTTCTACATATATAGGGAACTCATCTACGTATTCTTCTCCATTTTTTTCTAGAAGATTTATAAGGTTTAATGCTATTTCATTAGAACTAGCCTTAGAATCCTTATCTTTATCCTGTTTATTTAAACTATCTCCAGATATTTTAACCGCAAATTGGTTTTTATTTCCTGCAAGAAGTCTTCCATATCTATCTCTTATTTCACCTCTTGGTGCTTCTATAGTAAGATTTTTATATGTTTTACTCTGTGCAAGCTCTGTATAATGCTGATACTTTACAGTAGTAAGATATAGTATTTTAGCTAATATTACGGCAAAGACAACTAATACTATCTTTTTTATCGTATCTAGCCTAGGTATATTTTTCTTTTCTTCCATAAAATCACCAACTATTCTTTCATAAGTTTCATAATAGATCTTCCAAATAACTTATAGATTATAAATCCTACAAGAACATTTAAAAGAGGTAGTATTATAAATCCTTTTAGAATCATTATTAATATTCCATCTGTCTGATATGCAATTAGCGATATTATTATCATTAATAGCGATTGAAAAGCTGTAGCAGCTGCTATCAGTGTCATTCTCATACTAGTACTTTCTACATAGAAATTTTTTCTATAATGAGCTATAACAGCTGATATTGTTGCGTATACAAGCGCATTAAATCCAAAGATTCCACCAACAGTCATATCTACTATAAAACCTAATAGCAATCCTATCACACCTGCTTCTACTTCATCCATATAAAGAGATGACATAACTAAAAATGGTAAAAGTATGCTAAATGTCACGCCAAATATATCGATATAATTTATAACACTATTTTCAAGAATTATAAGAAGAACCCCTGTAATAAAAAGTATCATTCTCTTCATAACACAATCTCCTTATCCTATATTTCTAGGTTTTATAATCATTACATCATTTACATCTTTAAAATTAACATATGGTTTTATAACAACAGATTTTAAAGATTTATTCTTATCATCTATAACTTTTTCTATTTCTCCAATAGGAATATCTTCTGGATATAGTCCCATTCCAGATGTAACAATTATGTCACCCTGAACAACCTCATATCCTGAGTCAAACATGTATCCATTTAAATAACCATTACTTTCATATGCTTTTTCTTTTCCAGCTGATGTACTAGTACTTATAACACCTTTAGCTGCCGTATTGTTTACTATCTTAAAACTAACCGCAGATTTACTATCTAACATAGATATAGCCTTGCAACTATTTCCAGATACTTCGTAAACTATACCAACTAAGCCTTTTCCATTTATTACTATACTATTTTTTTCTACACCATCATTTTTACCTACATTAAGTACAAATGATTCATACCAGTTTCCATCATTTTTTTCTATAACAGAACCTGATACTATACTCTTCATTCTGTCAGCACTTACATAGTTTAGACTCTTTTTTAAATCCTCAAGAGATTCTAGTTTTGCTGATTTAGAGTTTAAATCTATAACCTTAGCTTTTAACTCTTCATTTTCTTTTTCTAGCTCTCTCATTTTATTACTATTTTTTTTGAAATTCATTAAGTCAGACGCCCCCTGCTTAACAAACTCTAGTGCTGAGTCTATAGGAGATGCAGTAGCTGCTGCTCCATCAGACACAATTCCTACAGAGAACGGTGATGTACCTGAATATTTTATCACCGATATACTCACAATTCCAATTAAAGTGATAGCAACCACTACAGTTGCTACCACTTTAGAATTTATTTTTTTCTTTTTAAATTTGTCAAATTTCAACTAAATCACCAACTTTATTTTCCAGCGTTCATCATTAAAACTTTTTCAAAT harbors:
- the mreD gene encoding rod shape-determining protein MreD, with amino-acid sequence MKRMILFITGVLLIILENSVINYIDIFGVTFSILLPFLVMSSLYMDEVEAGVIGLLLGFIVDMTVGGIFGFNALVYATISAVIAHYRKNFYVESTSMRMTLIAAATAFQSLLMIIISLIAYQTDGILIMILKGFIILPLLNVLVGFIIYKLFGRSIMKLMKE
- the mreC gene encoding rod shape-determining protein MreC: MKFDKFKKKKINSKVVATVVVAITLIGIVSISVIKYSGTSPFSVGIVSDGAAATASPIDSALEFVKQGASDLMNFKKNSNKMRELEKENEELKAKVIDLNSKSAKLESLEDLKKSLNYVSADRMKSIVSGSVIEKNDGNWYESFVLNVGKNDGVEKNSIVINGKGLVGIVYEVSGNSCKAISMLDSKSAVSFKIVNNTAAKGVISTSTSAGKEKAYESNGYLNGYMFDSGYEVVQGDIIVTSGMGLYPEDIPIGEIEKVIDDKNKSLKSVVIKPYVNFKDVNDVMIIKPRNIG